A region of Beijerinckia sp. 28-YEA-48 DNA encodes the following proteins:
- a CDS encoding acyl-CoA dehydrogenase has protein sequence MDFVATETQTMLRDMADRLVRDRYGFEERQKIVASEDGFSRKMWKELADLGLLGVEIPEEQGGSGGTFADVAVVLESFGKGLVVEPYLSTVVLGAGLIAAVGWEVQKHDILPKVASGDMLLTLAYTESQSRYALNYVATKARKDGAGYVIDGHKAVVLGADTADKLIVSARTSGETADKTGISLFLVDPKAEGVSIRSYRNVDDRRAAEVTFDGVKVEASALVGAEDDGLAPLEAAIDRGAAAVGCEALGAMGALNALTLDYLKTRMQFGRPIGKFQVLQHRMADMVMAEQQARSMLFLAIEQADAKDPAARAQAISAAKAQIDACGQVVGRGAIQLHGGIAMTMEYIAGHFFRRLTALEKMMGDRDYHLQRFAI, from the coding sequence ATGGACTTTGTTGCGACAGAAACGCAAACGATGTTGCGTGACATGGCCGACCGGCTGGTGCGCGACCGCTATGGCTTCGAAGAGCGGCAGAAGATCGTCGCTTCGGAAGATGGCTTCTCGCGTAAGATGTGGAAAGAGCTGGCCGATCTCGGCCTGCTCGGTGTCGAGATTCCCGAAGAGCAGGGCGGCAGCGGCGGTACGTTCGCCGATGTCGCTGTCGTCCTTGAAAGCTTTGGCAAAGGCCTCGTCGTCGAACCCTATCTCTCGACGGTGGTTCTCGGCGCCGGCCTGATCGCGGCGGTGGGCTGGGAAGTGCAGAAGCACGACATCCTGCCGAAGGTGGCGAGTGGCGACATGCTGCTGACGCTGGCTTACACCGAGTCGCAGTCCCGTTACGCGCTGAACTATGTGGCGACGAAAGCCCGTAAGGATGGCGCCGGTTATGTGATCGATGGTCACAAGGCGGTGGTGCTCGGTGCCGATACCGCCGACAAGCTGATCGTCAGCGCCCGCACATCCGGTGAGACTGCCGACAAGACAGGTATTTCCCTATTTTTGGTCGATCCCAAGGCTGAAGGCGTCAGCATTCGTTCCTATCGCAATGTCGATGACCGGCGCGCGGCGGAAGTGACCTTCGATGGTGTGAAGGTTGAAGCCAGCGCGCTTGTCGGTGCTGAAGACGATGGTCTTGCGCCGCTGGAAGCCGCCATCGATCGGGGCGCCGCCGCTGTCGGTTGCGAGGCGCTCGGCGCCATGGGCGCGCTCAATGCTTTGACGCTGGATTATCTTAAGACGCGCATGCAGTTTGGTCGGCCGATCGGCAAGTTCCAGGTGTTGCAACACCGCATGGCCGACATGGTGATGGCTGAACAGCAGGCCAGATCCATGCTGTTCCTCGCCATTGAACAGGCCGATGCGAAAGATCCGGCGGCGCGAGCCCAGGCGATTTCAGCCGCCAAGGCGCAGATCGATGCTTGTGGTCAGGTGGTCGGTCGCGGCGCGATCCAGCTCCATGGCGGCATCGCCATGACGATGGAATATATCGCCGGCCATTTCTTTCGCCGACTGACCGCTCTTGAAAAGATGATGGGCGACCGGGACTATCATCTGCAGCGGTTCGCGATCTAG
- a CDS encoding outer membrane protein transport protein — MINWYRKALQISVAAGALLGAASVAQAGGFALREQSAAGQGMSFAGVGAGAGGLSSMFWNPAAVTQTPGWNSEWVATGILPYASISPTLPNVTPLVGAQVGEPAFLASGYTNYQINDRWYLGLSTSAPFGLATRSSEIWGAQAYGTTSKVVSFNVNPVVGWKVNDWLAIAVGPQIQYFEVRLRGSTAAFGPGGSNILAGNNIGAGVTAGIMLTPWQGTRIGLGFRSAISHALEGGLQAGGPAVIPIRTKVTLPETVTLGVSQDYGPWTANLGLEWTNWSRLKTSDVFALNGTIIPAAKQNYMWRDGWFLSGGLEYHYSPQWTFRGGVAYEWSPVTTAVRSVRLPDTNRIWASLGFSYKWNERISFDVGYTHIFGTPDNIFLGPGNPSFIAPLLFTANTRAHVDILSVGVKYRWDTPAAAVVAKY; from the coding sequence ATGATCAATTGGTACCGGAAGGCTCTACAGATTTCGGTTGCAGCGGGCGCGCTTTTGGGGGCCGCGTCGGTTGCGCAGGCTGGCGGTTTCGCCTTGCGCGAGCAGAGCGCCGCTGGGCAGGGCATGTCTTTCGCGGGTGTTGGTGCGGGCGCGGGCGGCCTGTCGTCCATGTTCTGGAACCCGGCTGCCGTCACGCAGACACCGGGCTGGAACAGCGAGTGGGTCGCGACCGGCATTCTGCCTTATGCCTCGATCAGCCCGACCTTGCCGAACGTCACGCCGCTGGTCGGAGCCCAAGTGGGCGAGCCTGCTTTCCTGGCGTCGGGCTACACCAACTACCAGATCAACGATCGCTGGTATCTCGGCTTGAGCACGAGCGCGCCGTTCGGGCTCGCCACCCGTTCCTCGGAAATCTGGGGCGCCCAGGCTTACGGCACCACGTCGAAAGTGGTCAGCTTCAACGTCAATCCGGTCGTCGGCTGGAAGGTCAATGATTGGCTGGCGATTGCCGTCGGTCCGCAGATTCAATATTTCGAAGTGCGCCTGCGTGGCTCCACCGCTGCTTTCGGCCCGGGTGGCTCGAACATTCTCGCCGGCAACAACATCGGCGCTGGCGTCACCGCCGGTATCATGCTGACGCCGTGGCAGGGCACCCGGATCGGTCTGGGCTTCCGCTCGGCGATTTCGCATGCGCTGGAAGGTGGCTTGCAAGCGGGCGGCCCCGCCGTCATCCCCATCCGCACCAAGGTGACTCTGCCTGAAACCGTCACCCTTGGTGTCTCGCAGGACTACGGTCCGTGGACGGCCAACCTCGGCCTCGAATGGACCAACTGGTCGCGTCTCAAGACGTCGGATGTGTTTGCCCTCAACGGCACCATCATTCCGGCCGCCAAGCAGAACTACATGTGGCGCGACGGCTGGTTCCTTTCGGGCGGCCTCGAATATCACTACAGCCCGCAATGGACGTTCCGCGGTGGCGTCGCTTACGAATGGTCGCCGGTCACAACGGCCGTTCGCTCCGTGCGCCTGCCTGACACCAACCGCATCTGGGCTTCGCTCGGCTTCAGCTATAAGTGGAACGAGCGGATCAGCTTCGATGTTGGCTACACCCACATCTTCGGCACGCCGGACAATATCTTCCTCGGGCCGGGCAATCCGAGCTTCATCGCGCCGCTGCTGTTCACCGCGAACACGCGCGCCCATGTCGACATTCTCTCGGTCGGCGTGAAGTATCGCTGGGATACGCCGGCTGCAGCGGTCGTCGCCAAATACTGA
- the phaC gene encoding class I poly(R)-hydroxyalkanoic acid synthase: MQKQDSKAGDANDFPVPDFEALSLNLARATEQTGKALAAWLKPFEQGETAPDTSGQVAEAVRTFGAIADYWMADPQKAMNAQQALTGSLFELWGSTWKRMSGEQSVPVATPDPGDKRFADPSWQAMPVFDFLRQAYLISTRWANDMIDQADTIDPATKEKAAFYLRQISGALSPSNFLATNPELMRKTLAENGANLVRGLQMFAEDIEAGKGNLRIRQADASKFELGRDMATTPGKVVFQNELIELIQYAPVTPTVYKRPLLIVPPWINKFYVLDLNPEKSFVRYCVQQGLTVFVISWVNPDERHASKGFSAYIHEGIFAALDAVEKATGERQVTTIGYCVGGTLLAIALALMAQLRDNRVSSTTFFTTQVDFTDAGDLKWFAGAENIAAIEKKMMERGYLDSAQMATAFNMLRPNELIWQYVVNNYIKGVDPAAFDLLAWNADSTRMPAANHSYYLRNCYLENNLTRGKLELDGRHLDLKDVKIPVYNLAAKEDHIAPARSVFTGAKFFGGPMRYVMAGSGHIAGVVNPPNKPKYQFWTGGPVQGAFEDWIAQATETAGSWWPDWINWITTQAPEKVEAREPGQGALPALREAPGEYVRVKS; the protein is encoded by the coding sequence TTGCAGAAGCAGGACTCGAAAGCCGGCGACGCGAACGATTTTCCGGTTCCGGACTTCGAGGCCCTGTCGCTCAACCTGGCGCGCGCCACTGAACAGACCGGCAAGGCCCTGGCCGCCTGGCTGAAGCCGTTCGAACAGGGCGAGACCGCCCCTGACACGTCCGGACAGGTGGCCGAGGCCGTGCGCACCTTTGGCGCCATCGCCGATTACTGGATGGCCGATCCGCAGAAGGCGATGAATGCACAGCAGGCACTCACCGGCTCGCTGTTCGAATTGTGGGGCTCGACCTGGAAGCGCATGTCCGGGGAACAATCCGTGCCCGTCGCGACACCCGACCCGGGCGACAAACGTTTCGCCGATCCGTCCTGGCAGGCCATGCCGGTGTTCGATTTCCTGCGGCAAGCCTATCTGATCTCGACCCGCTGGGCGAACGACATGATCGACCAGGCAGACACCATTGATCCGGCGACCAAGGAAAAAGCCGCCTTCTATCTCCGGCAGATCTCGGGCGCCTTGTCGCCTTCGAACTTTTTGGCCACCAATCCCGAGTTGATGCGCAAGACGTTGGCGGAGAATGGCGCCAATCTGGTGCGTGGCCTGCAGATGTTCGCCGAGGACATCGAGGCTGGCAAAGGCAATCTGCGCATCCGCCAGGCCGATGCCTCGAAGTTCGAACTCGGTCGCGACATGGCGACGACACCGGGCAAGGTGGTCTTTCAGAACGAGCTGATCGAGCTGATCCAGTACGCGCCGGTGACGCCGACCGTGTACAAGCGGCCACTGCTCATCGTGCCACCGTGGATCAACAAGTTCTACGTGCTCGACCTCAACCCCGAGAAGAGCTTCGTGCGCTATTGCGTTCAACAGGGGCTGACGGTGTTCGTCATCTCCTGGGTCAATCCGGACGAGCGGCACGCCAGCAAAGGCTTCTCGGCCTATATCCACGAAGGCATATTCGCCGCGCTCGACGCGGTGGAGAAAGCCACCGGCGAACGTCAGGTGACGACGATCGGCTATTGCGTCGGCGGCACGCTGCTCGCCATTGCGCTCGCCCTGATGGCGCAGCTGCGCGACAACCGCGTCAGCAGCACCACGTTCTTCACGACGCAGGTGGACTTCACCGATGCCGGCGATCTCAAATGGTTCGCCGGCGCCGAGAATATCGCCGCCATCGAAAAGAAGATGATGGAACGCGGCTATCTCGACAGCGCGCAGATGGCGACCGCGTTCAACATGCTGCGGCCGAACGAATTGATCTGGCAATATGTGGTCAACAACTACATCAAGGGCGTCGATCCGGCGGCCTTCGATCTGCTCGCGTGGAATGCCGATTCCACGCGCATGCCGGCGGCCAATCATTCCTACTATCTGCGCAATTGCTATCTCGAAAACAATCTGACGCGCGGCAAGCTGGAGCTCGATGGGCGTCATCTCGATCTCAAGGACGTGAAGATCCCCGTCTACAATCTGGCGGCGAAGGAAGATCACATCGCACCGGCACGATCGGTGTTCACCGGCGCCAAATTCTTCGGCGGCCCGATGCGCTATGTGATGGCGGGCTCCGGCCATATCGCCGGCGTGGTCAATCCGCCCAACAAGCCGAAATATCAGTTCTGGACCGGTGGCCCCGTGCAGGGCGCCTTCGAGGATTGGATCGCCCAGGCGACCGAAACCGCCGGTTCCTGGTGGCCCGACTGGATCAACTGGATCACCACCCAAGCGCCGGAAAAAGTCGAAGCGCGCGAACCAGGACAAGGCGCCCTGCCCGCGCTGCGCGAAGCGCCGGGCGAATATGTGCGGGTGAAATCCTAG
- a CDS encoding tripartite tricarboxylate transporter substrate-binding protein, which produces MRTAAIGLIVVALAAGTAKAQSPEDFYRNKTIDFIVPTSPGGDYDLRSRLVARHYPRLMPGNPNVVVRNMPGGLGVAAANWVAKVAPRDGTVLHMIFQNMPTLQAIGAKEVQFDVRQFGWIGNTTNTPNVINSWHSTGINKIEDVYNKELVVGAPGAASSSYVYPAAMNALLGTKFRIVTGYPGGNDVNLAMEKGEVGGRGSNSWASWKSGHPHWLAERKINILVQIGLERAPDLPNVPLIWELAKNDEDRAVLKFISSDIGMSRSVITTPGVPAERLAALRATFDKMMKDPEFLAEAAKTKMDISPSTAAQTQAAAESMLDAPPQVIARAKALIEGPATR; this is translated from the coding sequence ATGCGCACAGCCGCCATCGGCTTAATCGTCGTTGCTCTCGCAGCTGGCACAGCCAAAGCTCAGTCACCAGAAGACTTCTACCGTAACAAGACGATCGACTTCATCGTTCCCACATCGCCTGGCGGCGATTACGATCTGCGCTCGCGTCTGGTCGCGCGTCATTATCCGCGTCTCATGCCCGGCAATCCGAATGTGGTCGTGCGCAACATGCCCGGCGGCCTTGGCGTCGCAGCGGCGAACTGGGTGGCGAAAGTGGCGCCGCGCGACGGCACCGTCCTGCACATGATCTTCCAGAACATGCCGACCCTTCAGGCCATCGGCGCCAAGGAAGTTCAATTCGACGTGCGCCAGTTCGGCTGGATCGGCAATACGACGAACACACCCAATGTCATCAACTCCTGGCATTCGACCGGCATCAACAAGATCGAAGATGTTTATAACAAGGAACTCGTCGTCGGCGCGCCGGGCGCGGCTTCAAGCTCCTATGTTTATCCCGCAGCTATGAACGCGCTGCTCGGCACGAAGTTCCGTATCGTCACCGGTTATCCCGGCGGCAATGACGTGAACCTCGCTATGGAAAAAGGCGAGGTCGGTGGGCGCGGTTCCAACTCCTGGGCGTCGTGGAAGAGCGGCCATCCGCATTGGCTGGCGGAGAGGAAGATTAATATCCTTGTGCAGATCGGTCTCGAACGCGCGCCTGACCTGCCCAACGTGCCGCTGATCTGGGAACTGGCGAAGAACGATGAAGATCGCGCCGTGCTGAAATTCATCTCCTCCGACATCGGCATGTCACGCTCGGTCATCACCACGCCGGGCGTACCGGCGGAACGGCTGGCGGCATTGCGCGCCACCTTCGACAAGATGATGAAAGATCCGGAATTCCTGGCCGAGGCCGCGAAGACCAAGATGGACATCAGTCCGTCAACAGCGGCACAGACCCAGGCCGCGGCGGAATCCATGCTCGACGCGCCGCCGCAAGTGATCGCGCGCGCCAAGGCGTTGATCGAGGGGCCGGCGACGAGATAA
- the glpX gene encoding class II fructose-bisphosphatase, translated as MVELVIKEQDIIDRMLAFEFVRVTERAAVAAAEWRGRGDEKAADQAAVDAMRRELNRLPINGTIVIGEGERDEAPMLFIGEKVGTGTGPAVDIAVDPLEGTTLCAKDMPGSIAVMAIANAGSLLNAPDVYMEKIAIGPGYPTGVVDLDKTPEENVRALAKAKGVKPGDITVLILDRPRHAALIAACRKAGASIRMITDGDVAGVIFTAQAASTGIDMYIGTGGAPEGVLAAGALRCVGGQMQGRLVIDTEEKRQRAYKMGVKDPKKKYDMTELASGNVIVCATGVTDGALLRGVKWTGDIVETETVIYRSATGTVRKITSEHRAMGKFARV; from the coding sequence ATGGTGGAATTGGTCATCAAGGAGCAGGACATTATCGATCGCATGCTGGCGTTCGAGTTTGTCCGGGTGACTGAACGAGCGGCTGTCGCGGCGGCGGAATGGCGCGGTCGCGGCGACGAGAAGGCGGCGGACCAGGCGGCGGTCGACGCCATGCGCCGCGAACTCAATCGCCTGCCGATCAACGGCACCATCGTCATCGGCGAAGGCGAGCGCGATGAAGCGCCGATGCTGTTCATCGGCGAGAAGGTCGGCACCGGTACAGGTCCGGCCGTCGACATTGCCGTCGATCCGCTTGAGGGCACGACCCTGTGCGCCAAGGACATGCCAGGCTCCATCGCCGTGATGGCCATCGCCAATGCCGGCTCGCTGCTCAACGCACCCGACGTCTATATGGAAAAGATCGCCATCGGGCCTGGCTATCCCACGGGCGTCGTCGATCTCGACAAGACGCCGGAAGAGAATGTACGGGCACTCGCCAAAGCCAAGGGCGTGAAGCCAGGCGACATCACCGTGCTCATCCTCGATCGTCCGCGCCACGCCGCCCTTATCGCCGCCTGCCGTAAGGCTGGCGCGAGCATCCGCATGATCACCGATGGTGATGTGGCGGGCGTCATCTTCACCGCTCAGGCGGCGAGCACGGGTATCGATATGTATATCGGCACCGGCGGCGCGCCCGAAGGCGTGCTGGCGGCGGGCGCCTTGCGTTGTGTCGGCGGCCAGATGCAGGGCCGTCTCGTCATCGACACCGAAGAGAAGCGCCAGCGCGCCTACAAGATGGGCGTCAAGGATCCGAAGAAGAAATACGACATGACCGAGCTTGCATCAGGCAATGTCATCGTTTGCGCCACGGGTGTCACCGACGGTGCTTTGCTGCGCGGCGTCAAATGGACCGGCGACATCGTCGAGACGGAGACGGTGATCTATCGCTCTGCCACTGGCACGGTGCGCAAGATCACCTCCGAGCATCGCGCGATGGGTAAGTTCGCGCGGGTTTGA
- a CDS encoding homoserine dehydrogenase encodes MSTPLRVGIAGLGTVGASVVRLLERQANSLAASTGRTITPVAVAARDRTRDRGIHLNGAKWFDDPVALATSPDIDLFVELIGGDEGPARLAVEAALRAGKPVVTANKALLAKHGVALAQLAEAKKVALAFEASVAGGIPIVKTLREGLAGNEISRVYGILNGTCNYILSRMELEKLSFDACLKDAQRLGYAEADPTFDIGGFDTAHKLAILTSLAFGVAVDSEAIHVEGIEQITLEDLTAADDLGYRIKLLGVAQRTAEGIEQRVHPTMVPKTSAIAQVMGVTNAVTIDADAVKELTLVGPGAGGDATASAVVADIADVARGIRSAPFGLPVAQLQKAPRREMQRHEGGYYIRLSVADLTGAAAAIATRMAERKISLESIMQKPRGGRDGASSGDPVTVVLLTYATTEANIRAALDAALSDGYIVGHPQVIRIERK; translated from the coding sequence ATGAGCACTCCCTTGCGTGTTGGCATTGCTGGCCTGGGTACCGTGGGCGCTTCCGTCGTCCGACTGCTGGAACGGCAGGCGAATTCTCTGGCCGCCAGCACGGGACGCACGATCACGCCGGTGGCCGTCGCGGCCCGGGACCGGACGCGCGATCGCGGCATCCATCTCAACGGCGCCAAATGGTTTGATGATCCGGTGGCGCTCGCCACATCGCCGGACATCGATCTGTTCGTCGAACTGATCGGTGGCGATGAGGGCCCGGCGCGCCTGGCAGTCGAAGCGGCGCTTCGGGCCGGCAAGCCTGTCGTTACCGCCAACAAGGCGCTGCTTGCTAAGCACGGCGTGGCATTGGCGCAGTTGGCGGAAGCCAAGAAAGTGGCGCTCGCCTTCGAGGCTTCCGTCGCGGGTGGCATCCCCATCGTCAAGACCTTGCGCGAGGGCCTGGCCGGCAACGAGATCAGCCGCGTCTATGGCATTCTCAATGGCACCTGCAATTACATCCTGTCGCGGATGGAGCTCGAGAAGCTCTCCTTCGACGCCTGCCTGAAGGACGCGCAACGCCTCGGTTATGCCGAAGCCGATCCGACCTTCGACATCGGCGGCTTCGACACCGCGCATAAGCTCGCCATTCTCACCTCGCTGGCCTTCGGCGTCGCTGTCGATTCCGAAGCGATCCATGTCGAGGGCATCGAGCAGATCACGCTCGAGGATCTGACCGCCGCCGATGATCTCGGTTATCGCATCAAATTGCTCGGCGTGGCGCAGCGCACAGCCGAAGGTATCGAGCAGCGCGTTCATCCGACCATGGTGCCGAAGACCTCGGCGATTGCCCAGGTGATGGGCGTCACCAATGCGGTGACGATCGACGCCGACGCGGTGAAGGAACTTACGCTGGTTGGTCCTGGTGCTGGCGGCGATGCCACGGCTTCGGCGGTTGTTGCCGATATCGCCGATGTGGCGCGCGGCATTCGCTCGGCGCCGTTCGGCCTGCCGGTGGCGCAATTGCAGAAAGCGCCGCGGCGCGAGATGCAGCGTCACGAGGGCGGTTATTACATCCGCCTGTCGGTCGCCGACCTCACCGGCGCGGCGGCGGCGATTGCCACGCGCATGGCCGAACGCAAGATTTCGCTCGAAAGCATCATGCAGAAGCCGCGCGGTGGCAGGGACGGCGCGTCAAGCGGCGATCCTGTCACGGTGGTACTGCTGACCTATGCCACTACCGAAGCGAATATCCGCGCGGCTCTGGATGCGGCATTGAGCGACGGTTACATTGTCGGCCATCCGCAAGTCATTCGCATCGAGCGTAAATAG
- a CDS encoding LL-diaminopimelate aminotransferase has translation MSEDFYRVRRLPPYVFEQVNRLKAQARNAGADIIDLGMGNPDLPAPKHVIEKLVETAGKPRTDRYSASKGIPGLRRAQAGYYERRFGVKLNPDTQIIATLGSKEGFANMAQAITAPGDVVLCPNPSYPIHAFGFLIAGGVVRSVPAEPTPDYFVALEKAIQHSTPKPIAVVVCYPSNPTAMVASLDFYKDLVAFAKKHEIFILSDLAYAEVYFDGNPPPSVLQVPGANDVTVEFTSMSKTYSMAGWRMGFAVGNERLLAALARVKSYLDYGAYTPIQVAAAAALNGPDDCIEEMRQTYKRRRDVMVESFGQAGWHFEPPTASMFAWVPIPERFAHLGSLEFSKLLIEKADVAVAPGIGFGEHGDKYLRLAVVENEQRIRQAARGIRRFFDSADQTLHNVVQLRKPA, from the coding sequence ATGTCTGAGGATTTTTATCGCGTACGCCGGCTGCCGCCCTATGTCTTCGAACAGGTGAATCGCCTGAAGGCACAGGCCCGCAACGCCGGCGCCGATATCATCGACCTCGGCATGGGCAACCCGGACTTGCCGGCTCCCAAGCATGTCATCGAAAAACTGGTCGAAACCGCGGGTAAGCCGCGGACCGACCGTTATTCCGCATCCAAGGGCATACCCGGCTTGCGCCGGGCCCAGGCCGGTTACTACGAGCGCCGTTTCGGCGTGAAGCTGAACCCCGACACCCAGATCATCGCGACTCTGGGGTCCAAGGAAGGCTTCGCCAACATGGCCCAAGCGATCACCGCTCCGGGCGATGTGGTTTTGTGCCCGAACCCGTCTTATCCGATCCACGCCTTCGGCTTCCTGATCGCGGGCGGTGTCGTCCGCTCGGTTCCTGCCGAGCCGACGCCGGATTATTTCGTGGCGCTCGAAAAGGCGATCCAGCATTCGACGCCGAAGCCGATCGCGGTGGTCGTTTGCTACCCGTCCAACCCGACGGCGATGGTCGCAAGCCTGGATTTTTACAAAGACCTCGTCGCCTTCGCCAAGAAGCACGAGATCTTCATTCTGTCCGATCTCGCCTATGCGGAAGTCTATTTCGACGGCAATCCGCCGCCGTCCGTGCTGCAGGTGCCGGGCGCCAATGATGTGACGGTCGAGTTCACCTCGATGTCGAAGACCTATTCCATGGCCGGCTGGCGCATGGGCTTCGCCGTTGGCAACGAGCGTCTGCTCGCCGCCTTGGCGCGCGTGAAGTCCTATCTCGATTACGGCGCTTATACGCCGATCCAGGTGGCGGCGGCTGCGGCCCTCAATGGCCCCGACGATTGCATCGAGGAAATGCGCCAGACCTATAAGCGCCGCCGCGACGTGATGGTGGAGAGCTTCGGCCAGGCCGGCTGGCACTTCGAGCCGCCGACCGCATCGATGTTCGCCTGGGTGCCGATCCCGGAACGCTTCGCCCATCTCGGCTCGCTCGAATTCTCGAAACTGCTCATCGAAAAGGCCGACGTGGCCGTCGCGCCGGGCATTGGCTTCGGCGAGCATGGCGACAAGTATCTGCGCCTTGCCGTGGTTGAGAACGAGCAGCGCATCCGCCAGGCGGCGCGCGGCATTCGCCGTTTCTTCGACTCTGCCGACCAGACGCTGCACAACGTCGTGCAGTTGCGCAAACCCGCCTGA
- a CDS encoding sugar O-acetyltransferase: MNEKDKMLAGALYDASAPEIQADQAATRAWLARYNAAAALTSAERRPLLRERFGQVGNNVNIRPPFHCDYGYNITVADDVFLNFNCIILDVVAVTIGQGTQIGPSVQILTADHPRDPALRQQGLEFGRPIHIGANVWIGGGAIILPGVTIGDDAIIGAGSIVTRDVPAGATVIGNPARIKA, encoded by the coding sequence ATGAACGAAAAAGATAAGATGCTGGCGGGCGCGCTTTACGATGCGTCCGCACCCGAGATTCAAGCCGATCAAGCAGCGACGCGCGCCTGGCTCGCGCGCTACAATGCGGCTGCGGCGCTCACCTCGGCCGAACGCCGACCGTTGTTGCGCGAGCGCTTCGGACAGGTTGGCAACAACGTCAACATTCGCCCGCCCTTCCATTGCGACTATGGCTACAACATCACCGTCGCCGATGATGTCTTCCTCAATTTCAATTGCATCATCCTCGATGTCGTCGCGGTGACGATTGGTCAGGGCACGCAGATCGGCCCTTCGGTGCAAATCCTCACCGCCGATCATCCGCGCGACCCTGCACTACGTCAGCAAGGATTGGAATTCGGACGGCCGATTCATATCGGCGCCAATGTGTGGATCGGCGGCGGCGCGATCATTCTGCCCGGCGTCACCATTGGCGACGATGCGATCATCGGCGCCGGCAGCATCGTTACACGCGATGTTCCCGCCGGCGCGACAGTCATCGGCAATCCAGCGCGGATCAAAGCCTGA
- a CDS encoding acyl-CoA dehydrogenase family protein — MDLKYPDEAQKFAEEVREFARAELPPEIKDKVVRHAKMSPDAQIYWQRKLCERGWACPAWPKQYGGPGFTPLQRHVFDNVMSEEGAPPAVPFGESMIAPVLFHVGSDAQKAEILPRIRTLEYWFCQGFSEPGAGSDLASLKTRAMRDGDEWVINGQKTWTSYAQFANMMFCLVRTDPEAKAQEGISMMVFPMSLPGITVRPIITMDGGHSVNETFFDNVRVPASSLVGEVNKGWTYAKLLLGHERTSIARIGQSKRELRMLKTLAVEQATGGGSLLDNAAFRTKVAEVEMDLLALEITALRVLAQQGSPGVEANLLKIKGSEIQQTLTELLIDAVGPYALPFDPNRGVGLGNMDYIGPDEAAALVPTYLSTRVVTIYGGSNEIQRNIIAKSLGL; from the coding sequence ATGGACCTGAAATATCCGGACGAAGCGCAGAAGTTTGCGGAGGAGGTACGGGAGTTCGCCCGCGCCGAATTGCCACCGGAGATCAAGGACAAGGTTGTCCGCCACGCCAAGATGTCTCCTGACGCCCAGATCTATTGGCAGCGTAAATTGTGCGAGCGCGGCTGGGCCTGTCCGGCATGGCCGAAGCAATATGGCGGCCCGGGCTTCACGCCCTTGCAACGGCATGTCTTCGATAACGTGATGTCGGAAGAGGGCGCGCCGCCCGCGGTGCCGTTTGGCGAGAGCATGATCGCGCCGGTTCTCTTTCATGTCGGCTCCGATGCGCAGAAGGCGGAAATCCTGCCGCGCATTCGCACCCTCGAATATTGGTTCTGCCAGGGCTTTTCCGAGCCCGGCGCCGGTTCCGATCTCGCCTCGCTGAAGACGCGGGCGATGCGCGACGGCGACGAATGGGTCATCAACGGCCAGAAGACCTGGACCAGCTATGCCCAGTTCGCCAACATGATGTTCTGCCTGGTGCGCACCGATCCAGAGGCCAAGGCGCAGGAAGGCATCAGCATGATGGTCTTCCCGATGTCGCTGCCCGGCATCACCGTGCGTCCGATCATCACCATGGATGGCGGCCACTCGGTCAACGAGACCTTCTTCGACAATGTCCGCGTGCCGGCTTCAAGCCTTGTTGGCGAGGTCAACAAGGGCTGGACCTATGCCAAACTGCTGCTCGGCCACGAGCGTACCAGCATTGCCCGCATCGGTCAGTCAAAGCGCGAATTGCGCATGCTGAAGACGCTGGCGGTTGAACAGGCGACAGGCGGTGGCTCGCTGCTCGACAATGCGGCGTTCCGCACCAAGGTGGCGGAGGTCGAAATGGACCTGCTGGCGCTGGAAATCACGGCTCTGCGCGTTCTGGCGCAGCAGGGTTCGCCCGGCGTCGAAGCCAATCTGCTCAAGATCAAGGGCTCGGAAATTCAGCAGACCCTGACGGAACTGCTGATCGATGCCGTTGGTCCCTATGCCCTGCCGTTTGATCCCAACCGCGGCGTTGGCCTCGGCAATATGGATTACATCGGGCCGGATGAAGCGGCGGCTTTGGTGCCGACCTATCTTTCGACGCGCGTCGTGACGATCTATGGCGGATCGAACGAAATCCAGCGCAACATCATCGCAAAATCATTGGGGCTTTGA